The following proteins are co-located in the Phaeodactylum tricornutum CCAP 1055/1 chromosome 2, whole genome shotgun sequence genome:
- a CDS encoding predicted protein gives GFVAGGTLTATKTVVKYPLDTATVRLQMPNSDYSFRQLFRLFDGSYRGVANPLLANIPAGAIFFGVKDACKENLRVSTNLPRWVQTTLAVAVAQVPYWAVRNPSEVVKTRQQANIDGYNVGPLEAYQKVIQDSMTKNGNATTGLEGLYTGYWENILYAFPADVIKFVCYDQFSRGRKNLPPGEGAMAGAAATAIAQFVTTPLDVVRNRIMAVETKFSGNDRVTPSYLDSLTTLARDEGLPGLFAGSSPRVGKAILSGAIQFATYEETKQDIAKAFERRQQQ, from the coding sequence ggttttgttgctggtggaaCTTTGACCGCCACCAAAACTGTCGTCAAATATCCCCTCGACACGGCCACTGTCCGTCTACAAATGCCGAATTCAGATTATTCATTTCGTCAACTTTTTCGTCTCTTCGATGGAAGCTATCGGGGAGTCGCCAATCCCTTACTGGCCAATATTCCGGCTGGGGCCATATTCTTTGGAGTCAAGGATGCTTGTAAAGAGAACTTGCGTGTCAGCACAAACTTGCCTCGGTGGGTCCAGACGACCTTAGCGGTCGCCGTGGCCCAGGTTCCTTACTGGGCTGTTCGAAACCCGAGCGAAGTAGTCAAAACGCGGCAGCAAGCCAATATTGATGGATACAATGTAGGGCCACTTGAGGCGTATCAAAAAGTGATACAGGACTCAATGACCAAAAATGGCAATGCGACAACAGGACTTGAAGGGTTGTACACAGGATATTGGGAGAATATTTTGTATGCCTTTCCTGCTGACGTAATCAAATTTGTTTGCTACGATCAGTTCTCACGCGGACGAAAGAATCTCCCACCTGGTGAAGGAGCCATGGCTGGAGCTgccgccaccgccattgCTCAGTTCGTAACAACGCCTCTGGATGTGGTTCGGAACCGCATTATGGCAGTAGAGACTAAATTCAGCGGTAATGATAGGGTTACCCCGTCATACTTGGACAGTTTGACAACTTTGGCTCGAGACGAAGGCCTCCCTGGATTATTTGCTGGGTCCAGTCCGAGGGTTGGTAAAGCTATTC
- the Lhcr7 gene encoding protein fucoxanthin chlorophyll a/c protein — translation MRSVLCCMTLTASATAFAPAQTASSWSAALAAASWPEADIGSGVSSTVESTSPLPKESNQLQTSSPRKGSVMSQSLPFLVCPSALADCNELAGNVGFDPLGLAKNKEQLWEFREAEIKHARLAMLAAAGYPLSELYDRQIAEYFNMQALVDGTDRAPSFLNGGLERVSPVWWGFCLGMTAAIDLYGVAKARSGDPTYFPGNLGFDPVGLYPSDRKGRMRMELAEIKHGRLAMLAIGGFIVQEYVTKVGVVKETPFFFVPFSETMEQMGFL, via the exons ATGCGTTCAGTTCTGTGCTGTATGACCTTGACGGCATCCGCAACGGCATTTGCTCCCGCGCAGACGGCGTCCTCTTGGTCGGCTGCGTTGGCGGCAGCGAGCTGGCCTGAAGCGGATATAGGAAGCGGagtctcgtcgacggtcgAATCGACGTCACCTCTTCCGAAGGAAAGCAACCAATTGCAAACATCTTCCCCACGGAAAGGATCCGTCATGTCACAAAGTTTACCCTTTCTGGTATGCCCTTCGGCTCTAGCAGACTGTAATGAGCTTGCCGGGAACGTAGGGTTTGATCCGTTGGGTTTGGCCAAGAACAAGGAACAATTGTGGGAATTCCGAGAAGCGGAGATTAAGCATGCTCGTCTTGCTATGTTG GCCGCGGCTGGGTATCCCTTATCCGAATTGTATGATCGGCAGATTGCGGAATACTTTAACATGCAGGCATTGGTCGATGGTACCGACAGGGCACCTTCATTTCTGAATGGGGGTCTTGAACGCGTCTCACCTGTGTGGTGGGGCTTCTGCCTCGGTATGACGGCGGCGATTGATCTTTACGGAGTTGCCAAGGCGCGATCTGGAGACCCTACATACTTTCCTGGTAACCTGGGATTTGACCCCGTAGGTTTGTACCCGAGTGACCGAAAAGGAAGGATGCGCATGGAATTGGCAGAAATCAAGCATGGCAGGTTGGCAATGCTTGCCATTGGAGGCTTTATCGTACAAGAATACGTCACTAAGGTGGGTGTCGTGAAGGAGACGCCTTTCTTCTTTGTGCCGTTTTCGGAAACCATGGAGCAGATGGGTTTTCTGTAA
- a CDS encoding predicted protein encodes MSLLPEKSLTKANFRPLPLKQRTSSVDQRRDYSTQTWTSLLGLLKVREFLVTVDHFSIWRRHLAWAFENGKDLRDYMTQRYASSMVFMSLLLSTELNVLFNSAGVTTQVRHALMTENLTSVSFWAGIAIIMSAVLTLLSLISTFTAWTMVSAVSENNAHCIFRSSIGQYAAELPGRFIVGSIYSFLVWLILFFFLLLPFGVWSIGLLLISLALFVHTITAFSAFGRVIMHTGAMGSQRIFDPSFEVNLHPHGLHNNLLVKAKANLTNCTSIMRQYRSKVKPINRQYSEDELSSHLSDRFSGALIPEAGPARKRTGSLVKFADGYDTNGDFYRKPLDPTLGLKKLSGAGQNRSPLSAVSERSSSPPNHPADLSLESVRALLPAASPRPSLMSRRESRDGVDMASPFEGLSPRNLTEDDNFSGVFERWLSSSNQSATSESFVSAGADATSPRIGSGDAKPGKDSLTDLRIPTFDEFNNHSALPGSIAASHSNSDQRDAIRRSFSAVSSLDDDDAAVLAEDERFEHEYGDLFEPERANFSYDFSIDGNSNSGTPPLSVADPTSRPDSTIGGNEDPERTALLSETDRLERGDYDSCG; translated from the coding sequence ATGTCACTATTACCAGAGAAGAGCCTAACAAAAGCGAATTTCAGGCCGCTTCCTTTGAAGCAACGGACCTCTAGCGTTGATCAGCGACGCGACTATTCGACGCAAACATGGACATCGCTACTGGGTCTCTTGAAGGTCCGAGAATTTCTGGTCACCGTCGATcatttttccatttggcGACGCCACTTGGCGTGGGCCTTTGAAAACGGCAAAGATCTGCGGGACTACATGACGCAGCGATACGCATCCAGCATGgttttcatgtcgttgttgctcAGCACCGAGTTGAACGTCTTGTTCAACTCGGCCGGAGTCACCACGCAGGTACGGCATGCACTCATGACGGAAAACCTTACTTCAGTTAGCTTCTGGGCTGGCATTGCGATCATAATGTCGGCGGTTCTGACGTTGCTGAGCCTCATTTCGACGTTTACGGCTTGGACAATGGTTTCGGCGGTGAGCGAAAACAATGCACACTGCATATTTCGCAGTTCCATCGGCCAGTACGCTGCGGAGCTTCCGGGACGGTTCATTGTGGGTTCGATCTATTCATTTCTCGTGTGGCTgattctttttttcttcctgcttcttccattcggAGTTTGGTCCATCGGTTTGCTATTGATTTCCTTGGCTCTCTTTGTGCACACCATTACCGCCTTTAGCGCTTTCGGAAGGGTAATCATGCACACGGGTGCTATGGGCTCGCAACGGATATTTGACCCTTCGTTTGAAGTAAATCTTCATCCTCATGGGCTCCACAACAACCTCCTTGTCAAAGCCAAAGCTAACCTGACTAACTGTACGAGTATCATGCGACAATATCGATCCAAGGTCAAGCCCATCAATCGGCAATACTCAGAAGACGAGCTATCGTCTCATTTAAGTGATCGCTTCTCTGGAGCTCTGATTCCTGAAGCAGGGCCAGCTCGTAAGCGCACCGGTTCTTTGGTAAAGTTTGCGGACGGCTACGATACCAATGGAGATTTTTATCGGAAGCCGCTCGACCCGACACTAGGGCTGAAAAAGCTTTCCGGTGCGGGACAAAATCGATCTCCACTGTCGGCCGTATCCGAACGGTCGTCGTCCCCGCCTAATCATCCCGCAGACTTGTCACTGGAGAGTGTTCGTGCGCTTCTACCAGCTGCGAGTCCGCGACCGAGCCTAATGTCGCGCCGGGAGTCTCGCGATGGTGTCGATATGGCTTCACCGTTCGAGGGACTGTCGCCACGGAACCTTACCGAGGACGATAACTTCTCTGGGGTATTTGAAAGGTGGCTTTCGTCGTCTAATCAAAGTGCGACAAGTGAATCATTCGTTTCTGCAGGCGCCGACGCGACTTCGCCACGAATAGGAAGTGGTGACGCCAAACCTGGAAAAGATTCCCTGACTGATTTGCGGATCCCCACATTTGATGAATTCAACAACCATAGTGCTTTGCCCGGCTCCATCGCTGCGAGCCATAGCAATAGTGACCAGCGCGACGCCATTCGCCGCTCTTTCTCAGCCGTCTCATccttggacgatgatgacgcTGCTGTTTTGGCCGAAGACGAGCGCTTTGAGCACGAATACGGTGACCTGTTTGAGCCTGAACGAGCAAATTTTTCGTACGACTTTAGTATCGACGGAAATTCGAATTCAGGGACGCCACCCTTGTCGGTCGCGGACCCCACATCGCGGCCAGATTCCACGATAGGTGGTAACGAGGATCCGGAACGGACGGCATTGCTTTCCGAGACGGACCGCCTGGAAAGGGGCGACTACGATTCCTGTGGATAG
- the TPI/GapC3 gene encoding triosephosphate isomerase/glyceraldehyde-3-phosphate dehydrogenase precursor (mitochondrial triosephosphate isomerase/glyceraldehyde-3-phosphate dehydrogenase fusion protein, GenBank Accession AF063804): MLASSRTAAASVQRMSSRAFHASSLTEARKFFVGGNWKCNGSVQQAADLVSMLNQSSLSQDTEVVICPSQVHLQSVQSTIRGDVAVGAQDVWTQGNGAFTGETSANMLKDLGVKWAVIGHSERRGKGEPDAQVAAKAKYALDQGLSVIACCGEPLEAREAGTTNEYVFPQIKAYVDALEPKDWDRVVIAYEPIWAIGTGLTATPEQAQDTHEAIRQYLGQVAGAEVAANTRILYGGSASAKTAPGLSAKPDIDGFLVGGASLKPEFADIVNCQGDTKSLKPVNIGINGFGRIGRLVMRAAQNDPMINIVAVNDPFIPTDYMEYMFQFDSTHGLYTGTVNMVDESNIAVDGKPIRVFNERDPSKIQWGSAGADYVIESTGIFTTTEKASAHMAGGAKKVVISAPSGDAPMFVMGVNQEKYESSMDVVSNASCTTNCLAPLAKVVNDEFGLKEGLMTTVHAVTATQQTVDGPSQKDWRGGRAACYNIIPSSTGAAKAVGKVIPALNGKLTGMSFRVPTIDVSVVDLTCRLDKGAPYATICAAIKAASEGPMKGILGYQNKDVVSSDFISDSHSSIFDEKAGIALTDDFVKLVSWYDNEAGYSMRVLDLIKHMEKSK; this comes from the exons ATGCTCGCCTCTTCCCGTACCGCCGCTGCCAGCGTGCAGCGCATGTCGAGTCG TGCCTTCCACGCCTCCTCTTTGACCGAAGCACGCAAGTTCTTTGTGGGTGGCAACTGGAAATGCAACGGTTCGGTCCAACAAGCCGCCGACCTCGTCTCCATGCTCAACCAGTCTTCCTTGAGTCAGGATACGGAAGTCGTCATTTGCCCCTCCCAGGTCCACTTGCagtccgtccagtccacCATTCGCGGAGACGTGGCCGTCGGAGCTCAGGACGTTTGGACACAGGGCAACGGTGCCTTTACGGGAGAAACATCCGCCAACATGCTCAAAGATCTCGGCGTCAAGTGGGCCGTCATTGGACACTCCGAGCGGCGGGGTAAGGGCGAACCGGACGCCCAGGTtgccgccaaggccaagTACGCACTCGATCAGGGTCTCTCCGTTATCGCCTGCTGCGGTGAACCCCTCGAAGCCCGTGAAGCCGGAACCACCAACGAATACGTCTTTCCGCAAATCAAGGCCTACGTCGACGCTTTGGAGCCCAAGGACTGGGACCGCGTCGTCATTGCCTACGAACCCATCTGGGCCATTGGCACCGGACTGACCGCCACTCCGGAACAAGCCCAAGATACGCACGAGGCGATTCGCCAATACCTCGGACAagtcgccggtgccgaagTCGCCGCCAATACCCGCATTCTTTATGGAGGATCCGCCAGTGCCAAGACCGCCCCGGGACTCTCCGCGAAACCGGATATCGACGGATTCCTCGTCGGGGGCGCCTCGCTCAAACCAGAATTCGCCGATATTGTCAACTGCCAAGGCGATACCAAGTCACTCAAGCCGGTCAATATCGGAATCAATGGATTCGGTCGTATTGGACGCCTCGTCATGCGCGCCGCGCAGAACGACCCTATGATCAATATTGTGGCCGTCAACGATCCCTTTATCCCGACCGATTACATGGAGTACATGTTCCAGTTTGATTCCACCCACGGTCTCTACACTGGCACCGTCAATATGGTGGACGAATCCAACATTGCCGTCGACGGAAAACCCATTCGTGTCTTTAACGAACGCGACCCCTCCAAGATCCAGTGGGGCAGTGCCGGGGCCGACTACGTGATTGAGTCGACCGGTATTTTCACCACCACCGAAAAGGCTTCGGCACACATGGCGGGTGGAGCCAAAAAGGTCGTCATCTCGGCACCCTCCGGCGATGCACCCATGTTCGTCATGGGCGTCAACCAAGAGAAGTATGAGTCCTCCATGGACGTGGTTTCCAACGCATCCTGCACCACTAACTGTCTCGCGCCCTTGGCCAAGGTCGTCAACGACGAGTTCGGACTCAAGGAGGGTCTCATGACCACGGTCCACGCCGTCACGGCCACGCAGCAGACCGTCGATGGTCCGTCGCAGAAGGACTGGCGTGGAGGCCGTGCGGCCTGCTACAACATTATTCCGTCGAGTACGGgagccgccaaggccgtggGCAAGGTCATTCCCGCCCTCAACGGTAAACTCACCGGAATGAGCTTCCGCGTCCCAACCATTGACGTGTCCGTCGTGGACTTGACTTGCCGTCTGGACAAGGGTGCGCCATACGCCACCATCTGTGCCGCCATCAAGGCCGCGTCCGAAGGTCCCATGAAGGGCATCTTGGGATACCAAAATAAAGATGTGGTGAGCTCTGACTTTATCAGCGACTCGCATTCCTCCATCTTTGACGAAAAGGCGGGTATCGCCTTGACGGACGATTTTGTCAAGCTCGTATCCTGGTACGACAACGAAGCCGGTTACAGTATGCGTGTGTTGGATCTGATCAAGCACATGGAGAAATCCAAATGA
- the GapC4 gene encoding predicted protein: protein MSINVGINGFGRIGRLVMRAAQKNPNIKIVAVNDPFIPVEYMEYMYKYDTVHGRADSVVKANKEAGTITVGENEIKVFGEMDPSKIQWGSAGADYVVESTGVFTTTEKASAHMVGGAKKVVISAPSGDAPMFVMGVNQEKYESSMDVVSNASCTTNCLAPLAKVVNDEFGLKEGLMTTVHAVTATQQTVDGPSQKDWRGGRAACYNIIPSSTGAAKAVGKVIPALNGKLTGMSFRVPTANVSVVDLTCRLDKGAPYATICAAIKAASEGPMKGILGYTDEDVVSSDFISDTHSSIFDQKAGIALTDDFVKLVSWYDNEAGYSTRVLDLIAHMESQK from the exons ATGTCCATCAACGTGGGTATCAACGGATTCGGCCGCATCGGTCG TCTCGTCATGCGCGCGGCGCAAAAGAATCCCAACATCAAGATTGTCGCCGTCAACGATCCCTTCATTCCCGTCGAATACATGGAGTACATGTACAAGTACGACACGGTCCACGGACGTGCCGACAGCGTcgtcaaggccaacaaggaaGCCGGTACCATCACGGTGGGTGAGAACGAAATCAAGGTCTTTGGTGAAATGGACCCCTCCAAGATCCAGTGGGGCAGTGCGGGGGCCGACTACGTCGTGGAATCTACCGGAGTCTTCACCACCACCGAAAAGGCTTCGGCACACATGGTGGGTGGAGCCAAAAAGGTCGTCATCTCGGCACCCTCCGGCGACGCACCCATGTTCGTCATGGGCGTCAACCAAGAGAAGTATGAGTCCTCCATGGACGTGGTTTCCAACGCATCCTGCACCACTAACTGTCTCGCGCCCTTGGCCAAGGTCGTCAACGACGAGTTTGGACTCAAGGAGGGTCTCATGACCACGGTCCACGCCGTCACGGCCACGCAGCAGACCGTCGATGGTCCGTCGCAGAAGGACTGGCGTGGAGGCCGTGCGGCCTGCTACAACATTATTCCGTCGAGTACGGgagccgccaaggccgtggGCAAGGTCATTCCCGCCCTCAACGGCAAACTCACCGGAATGAGCTTCCGCGTTCCCACCGCCAACGTGTCCGTCGTGGACTTGACTTGCCGTCTGGACAAGGGCGCGCCATACGCCACCATCTGTGCCGCCATCAAGGCCGCGTCCGAAGGCCCCATGAAGGGCATCTTGGGATACACTGACGAAGACGTAGTGAGCTCCGACTTTATCAGCGACACGCATTCCTCCATCTTTGATCAAAAAGCGGGTATCGCCTTGACGGACGATTTTGTCAAGCTCGTATCCTGGTACGACAACGAAGCCGGTTACAGTACGCGTGTGTTGGACCTGATTGCTCACATGGAGTCCCAAAAATAA